In the Acidovorax sp. A79 genome, one interval contains:
- the ispC gene encoding 1-deoxy-D-xylulose-5-phosphate reductoisomerase produces the protein MKQRLTVLGSTGSIGTSTLDVVARHPERFEVFALSAATQVDLMLAQCAQFRPRYAVMASAPHAALLAERLQANALPTQVLQAQDALEIIASHPDVDAVMAAIVGAAGLAPCLAAARAGKRLLLANKEALVVGGGLFMQTVREGGATLLPIDSEHSAIFQCLPEDPATWAERVDSILLTASGGPFRQRDPSTLSQITPDQACAHPNFSMGRKISVDSATMMNKALEVIEARWLFDLHPDQIKVVIHPQQIIHSMVQFKDASILAQLGTPDMRVPIACGLAWPERIASGASRLDFSALTALAFEDADAARFPGLHLSWQALKAAEGTTAVLNAANEVAVGAFLSGRLRFDRIHAVNLATLDAVSPSKPDSLEALLDLDAQARNAAEHAAGRLAA, from the coding sequence ATGAAACAACGACTGACTGTCCTGGGTTCCACGGGCTCCATCGGTACCAGCACGCTCGACGTGGTGGCCCGCCATCCCGAGCGCTTCGAGGTGTTCGCGCTCAGTGCCGCGACCCAGGTGGACCTGATGCTGGCGCAGTGCGCGCAGTTCCGCCCCCGCTACGCCGTGATGGCGAGTGCCCCCCATGCGGCGCTGCTGGCTGAAAGACTGCAGGCAAATGCCCTTCCAACGCAAGTCCTTCAAGCGCAAGATGCTCTTGAAATAATAGCATCCCACCCTGACGTGGATGCCGTGATGGCGGCCATCGTGGGCGCTGCCGGCCTGGCGCCGTGCCTGGCTGCAGCGCGCGCGGGCAAGCGGCTGCTCCTGGCCAACAAGGAGGCCCTGGTGGTGGGCGGCGGGTTGTTCATGCAGACCGTGCGCGAGGGCGGCGCGACGCTGCTGCCCATCGACAGCGAGCATTCCGCGATTTTCCAGTGCCTGCCCGAAGATCCGGCGACCTGGGCCGAACGCGTCGACAGCATCCTGCTGACCGCGTCCGGCGGTCCCTTCCGCCAGCGGGATCCGTCCACGCTCTCGCAGATCACGCCCGACCAGGCCTGCGCGCACCCCAATTTCTCGATGGGCCGCAAGATCTCGGTGGATTCGGCCACCATGATGAACAAGGCGCTGGAAGTGATCGAGGCGCGCTGGCTGTTCGACCTGCACCCCGACCAGATCAAGGTGGTGATCCATCCGCAGCAGATCATCCACTCGATGGTGCAGTTCAAGGATGCCTCGATCCTCGCCCAGCTCGGCACCCCCGACATGCGCGTGCCGATCGCCTGCGGCCTGGCCTGGCCGGAGCGCATCGCCAGCGGTGCCAGCCGGCTCGACTTCTCTGCCTTGACGGCGCTGGCGTTTGAAGATGCCGACGCGGCCCGTTTTCCCGGGCTGCACCTGTCCTGGCAGGCGCTCAAGGCGGCCGAAGGCACGACCGCCGTATTGAACGCCGCCAACGAGGTCGCGGTCGGGGCCTTCCTGTCGGGGCGGCTGCGTTTCGACCGTATCCATGCCGTGAATCTTGCAACTTTGGACGCGGTTTCTCCCTCCAAGCCGGATTCCCTCGAAGCCCTGCTGGACCTGGATGCCCAGGCACGCAATGCTGCCGAGCACGCCGCGGGCCGCCTGGCGGCCTGA
- a CDS encoding phosphatidate cytidylyltransferase — protein sequence MLKQRVITALVLLAILLPALFYSSSTVPFTLVVLVLMAAGAWEWGRLSGFGQAGSVAVGGACVALCAGSWALGWIDRPLAGLWVAGGGLWVLSAAWLLRAGVPGWPRIPAAVRLVAGVLALWLAWLAVVQARNVGVNFLLSVLLLVWVADIFAYFAGRAFGLRFTKGKLAPSISPGKSWEGVWGGLAGVLAMAFIWVAADAHWQAAVPSFYSRMAQQGWWLLVIAALFMVAMSVSGDLVESLIKRSAGVKDSSGLLPGHGGVLDRVDALLPTLPLAMMLTSLTTQ from the coding sequence ATGCTCAAACAGCGCGTCATTACAGCCCTTGTCCTGCTGGCCATTCTGCTGCCGGCGCTTTTTTATTCATCGTCCACCGTCCCGTTCACCCTGGTGGTGCTGGTGCTCATGGCGGCTGGCGCCTGGGAATGGGGCCGTTTGAGCGGTTTCGGACAGGCGGGCTCCGTGGCGGTGGGGGGCGCGTGCGTCGCCCTGTGCGCCGGGTCGTGGGCCCTGGGCTGGATTGACCGCCCGCTGGCGGGGCTCTGGGTGGCGGGGGGGGGCCTTTGGGTGCTGTCCGCGGCCTGGCTGCTCAGGGCCGGCGTGCCCGGCTGGCCTCGCATTCCGGCGGCGGTGCGCCTGGTGGCCGGGGTGCTGGCCCTCTGGCTTGCGTGGCTGGCGGTCGTGCAGGCGCGCAACGTGGGCGTCAACTTCCTGCTGTCGGTGCTGCTGCTGGTGTGGGTCGCCGACATCTTCGCGTACTTCGCGGGCCGTGCTTTTGGCCTGCGCTTCACCAAGGGCAAGCTGGCCCCTTCCATCAGTCCCGGCAAAAGCTGGGAGGGCGTGTGGGGCGGCCTTGCCGGCGTGCTGGCCATGGCATTCATCTGGGTGGCCGCCGATGCCCACTGGCAGGCGGCCGTTCCCAGCTTCTACAGCCGCATGGCGCAGCAAGGCTGGTGGCTGCTCGTGATCGCGGCCCTGTTCATGGTGGCCATGAGCGTGTCGGGTGACCTGGTGGAGTCCCTGATCAAGCGCAGCGCGGGCGTGAAGGACAGCAGCGGCCTGTTGCCCGGGCACGGTGGCGTGCTCGACCGGGTGGACGCCTTGCTGCCCACCCTGCCGCTGGCCATGATGCTCACGAGCCTGACAACGCAATGA
- the uppS gene encoding polyprenyl diphosphate synthase — protein sequence MSVSPVVPHHIAIVMDGNGRWATRRFLPRLAGHKQGVDSLRRCARACVQRGVGVLTVFAFSSENWNRPADEVSGLMELLAMALAREVPQLKKDGVRLYFVGERAGLSPKVRDGLAQAEAATAQNTRLVLNVCFNYGGRWDIAQAAASLAARGEPITEASLHGAMGLAHVPDPDLVIRTGGEMRISNFLLWQAAYSEFFFSDRLWPDFDESALDEAIAAFGGRERRFGKTSEQILSAHPHPMPG from the coding sequence ATGTCTGTATCTCCGGTGGTGCCGCACCACATCGCCATCGTCATGGATGGCAACGGCCGCTGGGCCACGCGCCGCTTTCTGCCGCGCCTGGCCGGCCACAAGCAAGGGGTTGATTCACTGCGCCGCTGCGCGCGCGCCTGCGTGCAGCGTGGCGTGGGGGTGTTGACCGTCTTCGCGTTCTCGTCCGAAAACTGGAACCGCCCGGCGGATGAGGTCTCTGGCCTTATGGAACTCCTGGCGATGGCGCTGGCACGCGAAGTGCCGCAGCTCAAGAAGGATGGCGTGCGCCTGTATTTCGTGGGTGAGCGTGCCGGCCTGTCGCCCAAGGTGCGCGATGGCCTGGCGCAGGCAGAAGCCGCCACGGCGCAAAACACCCGCCTCGTCCTCAACGTCTGTTTCAACTATGGCGGCCGCTGGGACATCGCCCAGGCCGCCGCATCGCTGGCAGCGCGCGGCGAGCCCATCACCGAGGCCAGCCTGCACGGTGCGATGGGTCTGGCCCATGTGCCCGATCCGGACCTGGTGATCCGCACCGGGGGGGAAATGCGGATCAGCAACTTTCTGCTGTGGCAGGCCGCATACTCCGAGTTCTTCTTCAGCGACCGGCTGTGGCCGGATTTCGACGAGTCGGCGCTGGACGAGGCGATTGCTGCCTTTGGCGGCCGCGAGCGCCGTTTTGGCAAAACCTCCGAACAGATCCTGTCCGCGCATCCCCATCCGATGCCGGGCTGA
- the frr gene encoding ribosome recycling factor codes for MTIADIKKNAETKMDQSIAAFKNNLQKIRTGRANPALLDTVQVEYYGSFVPLSQVANVALIDSRTISVQPWEKGMGAKIEKAIRESDLGLNPASMGDLIRVPMPPMSEERRKEMTKLARNEGESAKIAVRNLRRDANESVKKLVKDKLASEDDQKRAETDVQKFTDRHIAEIDALVAAKEQEIMAV; via the coding sequence ATGACGATTGCCGACATCAAGAAGAATGCAGAGACCAAGATGGACCAGTCCATCGCGGCGTTCAAGAACAACCTGCAGAAGATCCGCACCGGCCGTGCCAACCCCGCCTTGCTCGACACCGTGCAGGTCGAGTACTACGGCTCCTTCGTGCCCCTGAGCCAGGTGGCCAATGTGGCGCTGATCGATTCGCGCACCATCAGCGTCCAGCCCTGGGAAAAGGGCATGGGCGCCAAGATCGAGAAGGCCATCCGCGAAAGCGATCTGGGCCTGAACCCCGCGTCCATGGGCGATCTCATCCGCGTGCCCATGCCGCCCATGAGCGAAGAGCGCCGCAAGGAAATGACCAAGCTGGCCCGCAATGAAGGCGAAAGCGCCAAGATCGCCGTGCGCAACCTGCGCCGCGATGCCAACGAGTCCGTCAAGAAGCTGGTCAAGGACAAGCTGGCGTCCGAAGACGACCAGAAGCGCGCCGAAACCGACGTGCAGAAATTCACCGACAGGCACATCGCCGAGATCGATGCGCTGGTGGCGGCCAAAGAGCAGGAAATCATGGCGGTTTAA
- the pyrH gene encoding UMP kinase: MSHAAPAHKRILLKLSGEALMGDDAFGINRATIVRMVEEIAEVTRLGVQVAVVIGGGNIFRGVAGGSVGMDRATADYMGMLATVMNALALADAMDKQGLVARVMSAIAIEQVVEPYVRPKALQYLEEGKVVVFAAGTGNPFFTTDTAAALRGAEIGAELVLKATKVDGVYTADPQKDPTATRYTKLSFDEAMSRNLGIMDATAFALCRDQKLPVRVFSIIKHGALKRVVMGEDEGTLVYA; this comes from the coding sequence ATGTCCCACGCCGCACCAGCCCACAAGCGCATCCTGCTCAAGCTGTCTGGTGAGGCGCTGATGGGGGATGACGCCTTCGGCATCAACCGCGCCACCATCGTCCGCATGGTGGAGGAGATCGCCGAAGTGACGCGCCTGGGTGTCCAGGTGGCCGTGGTGATCGGTGGGGGCAACATTTTCCGTGGCGTGGCTGGCGGCTCGGTCGGCATGGACCGTGCCACCGCCGACTACATGGGCATGCTGGCCACCGTCATGAACGCGCTGGCCCTGGCGGACGCCATGGACAAGCAGGGCCTGGTGGCCCGCGTGATGTCCGCCATCGCCATCGAGCAGGTCGTCGAGCCCTACGTGCGTCCCAAGGCCCTGCAGTACCTCGAAGAGGGCAAGGTCGTGGTGTTCGCGGCCGGTACGGGCAATCCGTTCTTCACCACCGACACGGCGGCTGCCCTGCGCGGTGCCGAGATTGGCGCCGAGCTGGTGCTCAAGGCCACCAAGGTGGACGGCGTTTATACTGCCGACCCCCAGAAGGACCCCACGGCCACGCGCTACACGAAGCTCAGCTTCGACGAGGCCATGTCCCGCAACCTGGGCATCATGGATGCGACCGCCTTCGCGCTGTGCCGCGACCAGAAGCTGCCGGTGCGGGTGTTCTCGATCATCAAGCATGGCGCCTTGAAGCGCGTGGTGATGGGCGAAGACGAAGGTACGCTGGTTTACGCTTGA
- the tsf gene encoding translation elongation factor Ts, giving the protein MAAITASMVAELRGKTDAPMMECKKALTEADGDMAKAEELLRVKLGTKAGKAASRITAEGVVASYIDGTTGALVEVNSETDFVSKNDSFIAMANAAAKLVAEHNPATVEALGALPYSQDSFGPTLEDVRKGLIGKIGENMSFRRFKRFSGSSLAAYLHGSRIGVVVEFDGDAAAAKDVAMHVAAMKPVALTSADVPADLIAKERSVAEGKADEANKELVAAGKPAQSAEITAKRIDGAVQKYLKEVSLADQVFVKAADGKQTVAQMLKAANTNVKGFTLYVVGEGIEKKVDDFAAEVAAQVAAAKAAA; this is encoded by the coding sequence ATGGCTGCAATTACCGCAAGCATGGTGGCTGAACTGCGTGGCAAGACCGACGCGCCCATGATGGAATGCAAGAAGGCCCTGACGGAAGCCGACGGCGACATGGCCAAGGCCGAAGAGCTGCTGCGCGTCAAGCTGGGCACCAAGGCGGGCAAGGCTGCATCGCGCATCACGGCCGAAGGCGTGGTGGCGAGCTACATCGACGGCACCACCGGTGCCCTGGTCGAAGTCAACAGCGAAACCGACTTCGTCTCCAAGAACGACAGCTTCATCGCCATGGCCAATGCCGCCGCGAAGCTGGTGGCCGAGCACAACCCCGCCACCGTCGAAGCCCTGGGCGCGCTGCCCTACAGCCAGGACAGCTTCGGCCCCACGCTGGAAGATGTGCGCAAGGGCCTGATCGGCAAGATCGGCGAAAACATGTCGTTCCGCCGCTTCAAGCGCTTCAGCGGCTCCAGCCTGGCAGCCTACCTGCATGGCTCGCGCATTGGCGTGGTCGTCGAGTTCGACGGCGATGCCGCTGCCGCCAAGGACGTGGCCATGCACGTGGCCGCCATGAAGCCCGTGGCCCTGACCAGCGCCGACGTGCCTGCCGACCTGATCGCCAAGGAGCGCTCTGTCGCCGAAGGCAAGGCCGACGAAGCCAACAAGGAACTCGTGGCCGCCGGCAAGCCCGCGCAAAGCGCGGAAATCACCGCCAAGCGCATCGACGGCGCCGTGCAGAAGTACCTCAAGGAAGTCTCGCTGGCTGACCAGGTCTTCGTGAAGGCCGCCGACGGCAAGCAGACCGTGGCCCAGATGCTCAAGGCCGCCAACACCAACGTGAAGGGCTTCACGCTCTACGTCGTGGGTGAAGGCATCGAGAAGAAGGTCGACGACTTCGCCGCCGAAGTGGCCGCCCAGGTGGCTGCTGCCAAGGCTGCTGCCTGA
- the rpsB gene encoding 30S ribosomal protein S2: protein MSVTMREMLEAGVHFGHQTRFWNPKMAPYIFGHRNKIHIINLEKSLPLFQEAQKFAKQLAANRGTILMVGTKRQAREILSTEALRAGVPFVDQRWLGGMLTNFKTVKTSIKRLKDMKAQQEAGLDSLSKKEQLTFSREIEKLEKDIGGIQDMAALPDAIFIIDVGFHKIAVAEAKKLGIPLIGVVDTNHSPEGIDYVIPGNDDSAKAVTLYARGIADAIIEGRANAVNEVVKAVTAESSDEFVEVQEAAA from the coding sequence ATGTCCGTTACCATGCGCGAAATGCTGGAAGCCGGTGTCCACTTCGGTCACCAGACCCGCTTCTGGAACCCCAAGATGGCCCCCTACATCTTCGGCCATCGCAACAAGATCCACATCATCAACCTGGAAAAGTCGCTGCCACTGTTCCAGGAAGCCCAAAAGTTCGCCAAGCAACTGGCTGCCAACCGCGGCACGATCCTGATGGTCGGCACGAAGCGCCAGGCCCGTGAGATCCTGTCCACCGAAGCCCTGCGCGCTGGCGTGCCCTTCGTGGACCAGCGCTGGCTGGGCGGCATGCTGACCAACTTCAAGACGGTCAAGACCTCGATCAAGCGCCTCAAGGACATGAAGGCCCAGCAAGAAGCTGGCCTCGACAGCCTGAGCAAGAAGGAGCAGCTGACGTTCTCCCGCGAGATCGAGAAGCTCGAAAAGGACATCGGCGGCATCCAGGACATGGCTGCGCTGCCCGACGCCATCTTCATCATCGACGTGGGCTTCCACAAGATCGCCGTGGCCGAAGCCAAGAAGCTCGGCATCCCGCTGATCGGCGTGGTCGATACGAACCACTCGCCTGAAGGCATCGACTACGTGATCCCTGGCAACGACGACTCGGCCAAGGCCGTGACGCTGTACGCCCGTGGCATCGCCGACGCGATCATCGAAGGCCGTGCGAACGCCGTGAACGAAGTGGTCAAGGCCGTGACGGCCGAGAGCTCCGATGAGTTCGTGGAAGTGCAAGAAGCCGCCGCCTGA
- a CDS encoding amidase codes for MLPDLIATRDRLRDGTTAVPAELERCIEAAQSPANTHSFVRTLFGEARTNAVQASLDRLPLAGLAVSVKDLFDIAGQPTPAGSTVLADAPAAAADSPAVARLRAAGGVVIGRTNMVEFAFSGVGVNPHFGTPAAFDARSGALPGAPRVPGGSSSGAAVSVATGAAFIGLGSDTGGSIRIPAALNGIVGFKNTARLVPTTGAVPLSTTLDTACAMTRSVRDAIVAHEVLAARSVTRSLAPLSQYRLAVPSTVFLDGMDATVARAFERTLSALRAAGATIDTIDMPPMQEQPVHGFSAPEAYAWHRELLQRAGTRYDPRVRARIDKGAALMAWEYIDLLQARQHWMARMHACMEGYDVLLSPTVPIVAPALADVAPAGGQDAAQDAARDAEFFRVNTLLLRNTSAVNLLDGCALSLPCHVPGELPVGLMVWHGALRDDTVLNTGLQIEKILQKQ; via the coding sequence ATGCTCCCTGACCTGATCGCCACCCGCGACCGCCTGCGGGACGGCACCACCGCCGTGCCCGCAGAGCTGGAACGTTGCATCGAAGCCGCCCAATCCCCTGCGAACACCCACAGTTTCGTGCGCACGCTGTTCGGGGAAGCACGCACCAATGCGGTGCAAGCCAGCCTGGACCGCCTGCCCCTGGCCGGCCTGGCGGTATCGGTCAAGGACCTGTTCGACATCGCCGGCCAGCCCACGCCCGCCGGCTCCACGGTGCTGGCGGATGCGCCCGCCGCAGCGGCCGACAGCCCCGCGGTGGCGCGCCTGCGTGCCGCGGGTGGCGTTGTCATCGGCCGCACGAACATGGTGGAGTTCGCGTTTTCAGGCGTGGGGGTGAATCCGCACTTCGGCACGCCCGCGGCCTTCGATGCCCGGTCGGGCGCATTGCCCGGCGCGCCACGGGTTCCCGGCGGCTCGTCGTCGGGCGCCGCCGTGTCGGTGGCCACGGGGGCTGCGTTCATCGGACTGGGGTCGGACACGGGAGGGTCGATCCGCATTCCGGCGGCGCTCAACGGCATCGTGGGCTTCAAGAACACCGCGCGGCTGGTCCCCACGACCGGGGCCGTCCCGCTGTCCACCACGCTCGACACGGCCTGCGCCATGACCCGCAGCGTGCGCGATGCCATCGTGGCGCACGAGGTGCTGGCCGCCCGGAGCGTCACGCGCAGCCTGGCACCGCTGTCGCAATACCGCCTGGCCGTCCCCTCGACGGTCTTCCTGGACGGAATGGACGCCACGGTGGCCCGGGCGTTCGAGCGCACCCTGTCCGCGCTGCGCGCGGCGGGCGCCACCATCGACACCATCGACATGCCCCCCATGCAGGAGCAGCCGGTGCATGGCTTCTCCGCGCCCGAAGCCTACGCCTGGCACCGCGAACTGCTGCAGCGCGCGGGCACGCGCTACGACCCCCGTGTGCGTGCGCGCATCGACAAGGGCGCGGCGCTGATGGCATGGGAATACATCGACCTGCTGCAGGCCCGCCAGCACTGGATGGCCCGCATGCACGCGTGCATGGAAGGCTACGACGTCCTGCTGTCCCCCACCGTGCCCATCGTGGCCCCCGCCCTGGCGGATGTGGCCCCGGCCGGCGGCCAGGACGCCGCGCAGGATGCGGCGCGCGACGCCGAGTTCTTCCGCGTCAACACCCTGCTGCTGCGCAATACCAGCGCCGTCAATCTACTGGACGGCTGCGCGCTGTCCCTGCCCTGCCATGTACCGGGGGAACTCCCGGTGGGCCTGATGGTCTGGCACGGGGCCCTGCGGGATGACACCGTGCTCAACACGGGCCTGCAAATCGAAAAAATACTACAAAAACAATAG
- a CDS encoding FAD-dependent oxidoreductase, whose translation MKIAIVGAGIVGVTTAYELASDGHEVTVFEQRSAAAEEASFATAGLLGSHVLSPWALPGFGQALRLMGAHATLRLASGLGQDHLAWLWRWRRAARANSAPAPALEQLARYSQERLKAIASQHELDFESSDGRLVLLRSEQEQAALQPALQVLRDCGVAAREIDAATARHIEPGLSPDAPLACAIHLPDASAGNCRLFAQLLRQGTQGSGVQFAFNTRVERIGTSPLGIAVPGEPELRRFDAVVLCAGMASAALLPPLGLRLPMTAVYGYSVSAPLRESTHAPRASVVDMAQQISITRLGQRVRIAGGAELAGADADHHAPTLQRLYRTLNDWFPGGAQLSSGLQVWRGARTMLPDAAPVVGPSGVPGLWLNTGHGAGGWALACGSARAVADLIGQRSPEIGLEEFGIQRF comes from the coding sequence ATGAAGATTGCCATCGTGGGCGCCGGCATTGTCGGCGTCACCACTGCCTATGAGCTGGCCAGCGACGGCCACGAGGTCACCGTGTTCGAGCAGCGCAGCGCTGCCGCCGAAGAAGCCAGTTTTGCCACGGCCGGCCTGCTGGGCTCCCACGTGCTCAGCCCCTGGGCCCTGCCCGGCTTCGGCCAGGCGCTGCGGCTCATGGGCGCCCACGCCACGCTGCGGCTGGCGTCCGGCCTGGGCCAGGACCATCTGGCCTGGCTGTGGCGCTGGCGCCGCGCGGCACGCGCCAACAGCGCGCCGGCCCCGGCGCTGGAGCAACTGGCGCGGTACAGCCAGGAGCGCCTGAAGGCCATCGCCAGCCAGCACGAGCTGGATTTCGAATCCAGTGACGGACGCCTGGTGCTGCTGCGCAGCGAGCAGGAGCAGGCCGCGCTGCAGCCGGCCCTGCAGGTGCTGCGCGACTGCGGCGTGGCGGCACGCGAGATCGATGCCGCGACGGCGCGCCACATCGAGCCCGGGCTGTCCCCCGACGCCCCGCTGGCCTGCGCCATCCACCTGCCGGACGCCAGCGCCGGCAACTGCCGCCTGTTCGCGCAACTGCTGCGCCAGGGCACGCAGGGTTCGGGCGTGCAGTTCGCGTTCAACACCCGTGTCGAACGCATCGGCACCAGCCCCCTGGGCATTGCGGTGCCAGGCGAGCCCGAGCTGCGCCGCTTCGATGCCGTGGTGCTGTGCGCGGGCATGGCCTCGGCCGCGCTGCTGCCGCCGCTGGGGCTGCGCCTGCCGATGACCGCCGTGTACGGCTATTCGGTCAGCGCGCCCCTGCGTGAGTCCACGCACGCGCCACGCGCCAGCGTGGTGGACATGGCCCAGCAGATCTCCATCACCCGCCTGGGGCAGCGTGTGCGCATTGCCGGTGGCGCGGAGCTGGCGGGCGCTGACGCGGACCACCATGCGCCCACCCTGCAGCGCCTGTACCGCACGCTCAACGACTGGTTCCCCGGAGGGGCGCAGCTCTCCTCGGGGCTGCAGGTTTGGCGCGGCGCGCGCACCATGCTCCCCGACGCGGCCCCCGTGGTGGGCCCCAGCGGGGTGCCGGGGCTGTGGCTCAACACGGGCCACGGCGCCGGCGGCTGGGCCCTGGCCTGCGGGAGCGCCCGGGCCGTGGCGGACCTGATCGGCCAGCGCAGCCCCGAGATCGGCCTCGAGGAGTTCGGCATCCAGCGTTTCTAG
- a CDS encoding CoA-acylating methylmalonate-semialdehyde dehydrogenase, with protein sequence MTTATQPAPIGHYIHGQRTMGTSTRSQDVTNPATGAVTGRVALAHRADVDAAVAAAQAAFPAWADTPPIRRARVLFKFLELVNQHKDALARAITAEHGKVFTDAQGEVARGIDIIEFACGVPQLLKGDFTDQVSTGIDNWTLRQPLGVVAGITPFNFPVMVPMWMFPVAIATGNTFVLKPSPTDPTASLLMADLFRQAGLPDGVFNVVQGDKEAVDALIEHPDVRAISFVGSTPIANYIYETGARHGKRVQALGGAKNHMIVMPDADMDQAVDALIGAGYGSAGERCMAISVAVLVGDAADKVVPKLVERTKALKVLDGTNLAAEMGPIVTRAAHERISGYIDLGAKEGAQLLVDGRGFDAAQAGEGCEGGFWMGGTLFDHVTPQMRIYREEIFGPVLAVVRAKDFGEAVKLVNDHEFGNGVACFTRDGNVAREFGRRIQAGMVGINVPIPVPMAWHGFGGWKRSLFGDMHAYGEEGVRFYTKQKSIMQRWPESTPKGAEFVMPTAK encoded by the coding sequence ATGACCACCGCCACCCAGCCGGCCCCCATTGGCCACTACATCCACGGCCAGCGCACCATGGGCACCAGCACACGCAGCCAGGACGTGACCAATCCCGCCACGGGCGCCGTGACGGGCCGCGTGGCGCTGGCCCACCGCGCCGATGTGGATGCGGCCGTGGCCGCCGCGCAGGCCGCCTTTCCCGCCTGGGCGGACACGCCGCCCATCCGCCGCGCCCGCGTGCTGTTCAAGTTCCTGGAGCTGGTCAACCAGCACAAGGATGCGCTGGCCCGCGCCATCACGGCCGAGCATGGCAAGGTGTTCACCGATGCGCAGGGCGAGGTGGCGCGCGGCATCGACATCATCGAGTTCGCCTGCGGCGTTCCGCAACTGCTCAAGGGCGATTTCACCGACCAGGTGAGCACCGGCATCGACAACTGGACGTTGCGCCAGCCCCTGGGCGTGGTGGCGGGGATCACGCCTTTCAACTTTCCGGTCATGGTGCCCATGTGGATGTTTCCGGTGGCCATCGCGACCGGCAACACCTTCGTGCTCAAGCCCAGCCCCACCGATCCCACGGCCTCGCTGCTCATGGCCGACCTGTTCCGGCAGGCAGGCCTGCCCGACGGCGTCTTCAACGTGGTGCAGGGCGACAAGGAGGCGGTGGATGCGCTCATCGAGCACCCCGATGTCCGGGCGATCAGCTTTGTCGGCTCCACCCCCATCGCCAACTACATCTACGAGACCGGCGCCCGCCACGGCAAGCGCGTGCAGGCCCTGGGCGGCGCCAAGAACCACATGATCGTCATGCCCGATGCCGACATGGACCAGGCCGTGGACGCCCTCATCGGCGCGGGCTACGGATCGGCCGGTGAGCGCTGCATGGCCATCAGCGTGGCCGTGCTGGTGGGAGATGCCGCCGACAAGGTGGTGCCCAAGCTCGTCGAGCGCACGAAGGCGCTCAAGGTGCTCGACGGCACGAACCTGGCGGCGGAGATGGGCCCCATCGTCACCCGCGCGGCCCACGAGCGCATCTCGGGCTACATCGACCTGGGCGCGAAGGAGGGCGCGCAATTGCTGGTGGATGGCCGCGGCTTTGACGCGGCGCAGGCCGGCGAGGGCTGCGAAGGCGGCTTCTGGATGGGAGGCACCCTGTTCGACCATGTCACGCCGCAGATGCGCATCTACCGGGAGGAGATCTTCGGCCCGGTGCTGGCGGTGGTGCGCGCCAAGGATTTTGGCGAGGCCGTGAAGCTGGTCAACGACCATGAGTTCGGCAACGGCGTGGCCTGCTTCACGCGCGACGGCAACGTGGCCCGCGAGTTCGGCCGCCGCATCCAGGCCGGCATGGTCGGCATCAACGTGCCGATTCCCGTGCCCATGGCCTGGCATGGCTTTGGCGGCTGGAAGCGCAGCCTGTTTGGCGACATGCACGCCTACGGCGAGGAAGGCGTGCGCTTCTACACCAAGCAAAAGAGCATCATGCAGCGCTGGCCTGAAAGCACGCCCAAGGGGGCCGAGTTCGTGATGCCGACGGCCAAGTAG